Proteins encoded in a region of the Sphingobium indicum B90A genome:
- the linX gene encoding 2,5-dichloro-2,5-cyclohexadiene-1,4-diol dehydrogenase LinX translates to MANRLAGKVALITGGASGLGAAQAKRFAEEGAKVVIGDLNEEMAKGVVAEIRAAGGDALFIRLDVTDAASWNNAIAAAVEAFGGLTTLSNTAGIIHPGGFEEESIEGWNKMVAVNQTAIFLGIKAAIPELVKSGNGSIINISSLIGMFPTAGNASYCATKAAVRIMSKAAALEFVDRGVRVNTIVPGGMNTPITANVPPDVLKQQTSQIPMGKLGDPIDIANGALFLASDEAKYITGVDLPIDGGWSVGV, encoded by the coding sequence ATGGCTAACAGACTCGCAGGCAAGGTTGCGCTCATCACGGGTGGAGCGAGCGGGCTCGGCGCCGCTCAGGCGAAGCGTTTCGCGGAAGAAGGCGCCAAGGTCGTAATCGGCGACCTCAATGAAGAGATGGCCAAGGGCGTCGTAGCCGAAATCAGGGCTGCTGGTGGCGATGCGCTCTTCATTCGGTTGGATGTTACCGATGCGGCGAGCTGGAATAATGCGATTGCCGCTGCCGTCGAGGCTTTTGGCGGGCTTACGACTCTATCCAACACTGCCGGTATCATTCATCCTGGCGGCTTCGAGGAGGAGAGCATTGAAGGCTGGAACAAGATGGTGGCGGTCAATCAGACTGCTATCTTCCTCGGAATCAAGGCGGCAATCCCCGAGCTGGTGAAGTCGGGCAATGGCTCGATCATCAACATCAGTTCGTTGATCGGCATGTTTCCCACCGCCGGCAATGCCAGCTACTGTGCCACCAAAGCGGCCGTGCGCATCATGAGCAAGGCGGCGGCGCTGGAGTTTGTGGACCGCGGCGTTCGGGTGAATACGATCGTGCCCGGCGGAATGAACACGCCGATCACGGCGAATGTCCCCCCTGACGTGCTGAAGCAGCAGACAAGCCAGATCCCCATGGGAAAGCTCGGTGACCCGATCGACATTGCCAACGGCGCGCTTTTTCTGGCCTCTGACGAGGCGAAATATATTACTGGCGTGGATCTGCCGATTGACGGAGGCTGGTCCGTGGGTGTTTGA
- the linA gene encoding hexachlorocyclohexane dehydrochlorinase, whose amino-acid sequence MSDLDRLASRAAIQDLYSDQLIGVDKRQEGRLASIWWDDAEWTIEGIGTYKGPEGALDLANNVLWPMYHETIHYGTNLRLEFVSADKVNGIGDVLCLGNLVEGNQSILIAAVYTNEYERRDGVWKLSKLNGCMNYFTPLAGIHFAPPGALLQKS is encoded by the coding sequence ATGAGTGATCTAGACAGACTTGCAAGCCGGGCCGCGATTCAGGACCTCTACTCTGACCAGCTCATTGGCGTAGACAAGCGCCAAGAGGGCCGTCTCGCTTCTATTTGGTGGGATGATGCAGAGTGGACCATTGAGGGAATCGGCACCTACAAGGGCCCGGAAGGCGCCCTCGATTTGGCCAATAACGTACTCTGGCCAATGTATCACGAAACTATTCATTATGGAACCAATCTGCGCTTGGAATTTGTGAGCGCGGACAAGGTAAATGGTATTGGCGACGTCCTTTGCCTTGGAAATCTCGTCGAAGGTAATCAGTCGATTCTTATCGCTGCGGTCTACACGAATGAGTATGAGCGCCGTGACGGGGTGTGGAAGCTCTCTAAGCTCAACGGATGCATGAACTATTTCACCCCGCTGGCCGGCATTCATTTCGCACCGCCCGGGGCTCTGTTGCAAAAATCGTGA
- a CDS encoding SDR family NAD(P)-dependent oxidoreductase, translating to MAGKVALVTGAASGLGAAQARLFAKEGAKVVVADLNVEMGNKVVAEIQESGGEALFVRLDITDAASWAGAVEAAVGAFGKLTTLSNTAGIIHGAMIQDETLEGWSKMIAVNQTALFLGLKIVAPEIAKSGNGAILNISSLVSVICEPGLISYAATKSAVRAMTKVAALEYVGQGVRVNTIVPGGVKTPIQANVTPEQVEWYKAQIPMGDLGEPNDIAYGALYLLSDEAKYVTGTELFIDGGWSSAA from the coding sequence ATGGCAGGAAAAGTCGCGCTCGTAACGGGCGCGGCGAGCGGCCTGGGTGCAGCGCAGGCTCGGCTTTTTGCCAAGGAGGGCGCCAAGGTCGTCGTCGCCGATCTGAATGTCGAAATGGGCAACAAGGTCGTGGCCGAGATTCAGGAAAGCGGGGGCGAGGCCCTATTCGTGCGGCTGGATATCACCGATGCTGCGAGCTGGGCGGGGGCTGTCGAGGCGGCGGTTGGGGCCTTTGGGAAGCTCACGACGCTTTCCAATACCGCGGGCATCATCCACGGCGCGATGATCCAGGACGAGACGCTCGAAGGCTGGAGCAAGATGATCGCGGTCAACCAGACTGCGCTTTTCCTGGGTTTGAAGATCGTTGCGCCGGAAATTGCGAAGTCGGGAAATGGTGCGATCCTAAACATCAGTTCGCTCGTCAGCGTCATCTGTGAGCCTGGCTTGATCAGCTATGCGGCGACCAAGTCTGCGGTACGCGCGATGACCAAGGTGGCTGCGCTGGAATATGTCGGGCAAGGGGTGCGGGTGAACACCATCGTTCCCGGTGGCGTGAAGACGCCGATACAGGCGAACGTCACGCCCGAGCAGGTTGAATGGTACAAAGCGCAGATCCCGATGGGCGATCTTGGCGAGCCGAACGATATCGCTTATGGGGCGCTATATCTTCTGTCAGACGAAGCTAAATATGTTACTGGAACGGAACTGTTCATCGATGGCGGCTGGTCTTCTGCGGCCTAA
- the gorA gene encoding glutathione-disulfide reductase, which produces MLTYDYDLFVIGAGSGGVRAARVSAAYGARVAVAEEHRVGGTCVIRGCVPKKLLVYGSHFAEDLQDARRFGWKVPDCEFDWSALRDNVLAEVSRLEGLYTETLGNNKVEIIRERATVAGPHEVLLGSGQTITAGKILIATGAWPIVPHFPGAEHGITSNEVFHLDTFPKRVVIAGAGYIANEFAGIFHQFGAHVTLVNRTDVILRGYDEQIRDRLLQISMTKGIEFKFHVAFEKVDKQPDGSLLVHMTGHEPIPADMLLFATGRRPHTENLGLETADVALDAKGAIKVDDDNRSSCASIYAVGDVTNRVQLTPVAIREGQAFADTVFGNNPRRVDYGCIPSAVFSHPPMAGVGMTEAEARNKLGEVKVYTSDFRAMKNVLADRHERALYKLVVHPETDVVVGIHMIGPDAPEILQAAAIAVKARLTKAQFDDTVALHPSMAEELVLMR; this is translated from the coding sequence TGGCGGTCGCCGAGGAGCATCGGGTGGGCGGCACCTGCGTGATCCGGGGCTGCGTGCCCAAGAAGCTGCTCGTCTATGGCTCGCATTTCGCCGAGGATCTGCAGGATGCACGGCGCTTTGGCTGGAAGGTGCCCGATTGCGAATTTGACTGGTCGGCGCTGCGCGACAATGTGCTCGCCGAGGTCTCGCGGCTCGAAGGTCTCTACACCGAGACGCTCGGCAACAATAAGGTCGAGATCATCCGCGAGCGGGCGACCGTCGCCGGGCCGCATGAGGTGCTGCTCGGCTCGGGCCAGACGATCACCGCCGGCAAAATCCTGATCGCAACCGGCGCTTGGCCGATCGTACCCCATTTTCCGGGGGCCGAGCATGGCATCACCTCGAATGAAGTGTTCCATCTCGATACCTTCCCCAAGCGCGTGGTGATCGCAGGGGCGGGCTATATCGCCAATGAATTTGCCGGCATCTTCCACCAGTTTGGTGCGCATGTGACGCTGGTCAACCGCACCGACGTGATCCTGCGCGGCTATGACGAGCAGATCCGCGACCGGCTGCTCCAGATCTCGATGACCAAGGGGATCGAGTTCAAATTCCACGTCGCCTTCGAGAAGGTCGACAAGCAACCGGACGGCTCGCTGCTGGTGCACATGACCGGCCATGAGCCGATCCCGGCCGACATGCTGCTATTCGCCACCGGCCGACGCCCGCATACCGAAAATCTCGGGCTGGAGACGGCCGACGTCGCACTCGACGCCAAGGGCGCGATCAAGGTGGACGACGACAACCGCTCGAGCTGCGCCAGCATCTATGCGGTGGGCGACGTCACCAACCGGGTGCAGCTGACGCCGGTCGCGATCCGCGAGGGCCAGGCCTTTGCCGACACTGTGTTCGGCAATAATCCCCGCCGGGTCGATTATGGCTGCATCCCGTCCGCCGTATTCAGCCATCCGCCGATGGCGGGCGTGGGCATGACCGAGGCCGAGGCGCGCAACAAGCTCGGTGAGGTCAAGGTCTACACCTCCGACTTCCGGGCGATGAAGAATGTGCTCGCCGACCGCCACGAGCGCGCGCTCTACAAGCTGGTCGTCCATCCTGAGACCGACGTGGTGGTCGGCATCCACATGATCGGCCCCGACGCGCCTGAAATCCTGCAGGCCGCCGCGATCGCGGTGAAGGCGAGGCTCACCAAGGCCCAGTTCGACGATACCGTAGCACTGCATCCCTCTATGGCCGAGGAACTGGTGCTGATGCGGTAG
- a CDS encoding acyl-CoA dehydrogenase family protein, translating to MNFTMSPAETMWRDRVRNFMNDVVRPHDETYAAQQASGERWKTLPIIEELKERAKADGIWNLFMPPLAGHNPVDSSFEFVAPGLTNLEYASCAEEMGRIEWASEVFNCSAPDTGNMEVLHRYGTREHKERWLRPLMEGKIRSVFLMTEPRVASSDATNIETSIVCDGDHYVINGRKWWSSGIGDPRCSVGILMGKTDPDAPRHAQQSMILLPLDTPGVKVLRMLPVFGYDDAPHGHGEVELKDVRVPVENMLLGEGRGFEIAQGRLGPGRIHHCMRTIGLAEEILKKMVERLLSRTAFGKRLAEHSIWEQRIAEARTSLEMTRLLCLKAADVMDKLGAKAAQAEIAMIKVAGPHMALKIADDAIQAHGGAGVADDFGLARAYAHLRTMRLVDGPDEVHNRAIARLEMRRYRQ from the coding sequence ATGAATTTCACGATGTCGCCCGCGGAAACCATGTGGCGTGATCGGGTCCGTAATTTCATGAACGATGTGGTTCGGCCCCATGATGAGACCTATGCCGCGCAGCAGGCTAGTGGAGAGCGGTGGAAGACTCTGCCGATAATCGAGGAATTGAAGGAGCGCGCGAAAGCGGACGGCATATGGAATCTTTTCATGCCGCCGCTGGCCGGCCACAATCCCGTCGACAGCAGCTTCGAGTTCGTCGCTCCGGGCCTTACCAATCTGGAATATGCCTCCTGCGCGGAAGAGATGGGCCGCATCGAATGGGCGTCCGAGGTGTTCAACTGCTCCGCGCCCGATACCGGCAACATGGAGGTCCTGCACCGCTATGGAACTCGCGAGCATAAGGAGCGCTGGCTCCGGCCGCTGATGGAGGGGAAGATTCGCTCGGTCTTTCTGATGACCGAGCCGCGAGTCGCATCCTCTGACGCCACCAATATCGAAACCTCCATCGTTTGTGACGGCGACCATTATGTGATCAACGGCCGCAAATGGTGGTCTTCGGGCATAGGCGATCCTCGATGCTCGGTCGGCATTCTCATGGGAAAGACCGATCCTGATGCCCCGCGCCATGCTCAGCAGAGCATGATCCTCCTGCCGCTCGACACGCCGGGGGTTAAGGTTCTGCGAATGCTTCCTGTGTTTGGCTATGACGATGCGCCTCATGGTCATGGCGAAGTCGAGCTGAAGGATGTTCGCGTTCCGGTCGAGAATATGCTGCTCGGCGAGGGGCGCGGCTTTGAAATTGCTCAGGGGCGATTGGGGCCAGGCCGAATCCATCACTGTATGCGCACGATTGGCTTGGCCGAGGAAATCTTGAAGAAAATGGTGGAGCGGCTCCTTTCGCGCACTGCCTTTGGGAAACGCCTAGCAGAGCATTCCATCTGGGAGCAGCGGATCGCCGAAGCACGGACGTCACTTGAAATGACCCGCCTCCTATGCCTCAAGGCCGCCGACGTGATGGACAAGCTTGGGGCCAAGGCAGCACAAGCGGAAATCGCGATGATCAAGGTGGCGGGGCCGCATATGGCGTTGAAGATCGCCGACGATGCGATCCAGGCGCATGGCGGCGCGGGCGTCGCCGACGACTTCGGCCTTGCGCGCGCCTATGCACATCTCCGCACAATGCGCCTGGTGGATGGGCCGGATGAGGTTCACAACCGCGCGATCGCTCGCCTCGAAATGCGCCGCTATCGTCAATAG